One Desulforhopalus sp. DNA segment encodes these proteins:
- the gyrA gene encoding DNA gyrase subunit A yields the protein MNTEIESNKEIFQAVSIEKEMKKSYLEYAMSVIVGRALPDVRDGLKPVHRRALFAMRELGVHYNRPYVKSARIVGDVIGKYHPHGDTAAYYTIVRMAQNFSMRYPLVDGQGNFGSLDGDSPAAMRYTEARMTKIDREIVEDLDRETVDWTPNYDNSLLEPSVMPSKIPNLLINGSSGIAVGMATNIPPHNLVEVINALIALINNPNLTVGQIISIVSGPDFPTGGQVCGRAGIREAYETGKGVILVRAKTHIEKLKDGKREAIVITEIPYQINKAALVEKIAELVKDKKINSIYEVRDESDRHGLRVVIELKKDENSDVVINQLFTMTQMQKSFGIILLAIVNNRPETLNIKQILEHFILHRKVIVFRRTTFELKKAEEKAHILQGLNVAVNNIDDIVNLIKSSINPSEAKRELSRIYELSDIQAQTILDMRLQRLTGLERDKIVQDYKDVLLEIDRLKEILNDESLIMNIIKSEFEDVILQYGDERRTEIVDAIDEILPEDLIAPEDMAVTVTHSGYIKRNPVSLYRAQHRGGKGVTAVKNIEEDFVSNLYVASTLDTFLFFTNHGKVFWRKVYQLPLASRTARGKAIVNLLNLADDEKLAAILSIKNFEDENNEKSLLMVTKYGRIKKTSIQEFAKPLRKGKRALTINEGDEIIAAHVLNGSDTILLVTQKGMCIHFEESDIRIMGRTAAGVRGITLADNDFVVSAIVINSNDSILITTENGFGKRSPVEEYRIQRRGGKGVTGIKRSSRNGNVIAAKQVNDEEQVILIADSGKMIRMDLTSVRVIGRSTQGVKLINLEENEKVVDMDSVAKDRSDEFDPENDDSISEIDLNSDQASDQEE from the coding sequence ATGAATACAGAGATTGAGAGTAATAAAGAGATTTTTCAAGCCGTCTCTATAGAGAAAGAGATGAAGAAGTCGTATCTCGAATATGCAATGAGTGTAATTGTTGGGAGGGCTTTACCAGATGTACGAGATGGTTTGAAACCTGTTCATAGAAGAGCTTTGTTTGCCATGCGCGAACTAGGTGTTCATTATAACAGGCCGTATGTAAAGTCAGCAAGAATAGTCGGTGATGTGATTGGTAAATATCATCCACATGGTGATACTGCTGCCTATTATACCATTGTTCGTATGGCGCAGAATTTTTCTATGCGATACCCCCTTGTAGACGGACAGGGTAACTTCGGATCTCTAGATGGAGACTCTCCTGCGGCTATGCGCTACACCGAAGCGCGAATGACGAAGATTGATAGGGAAATTGTAGAGGATCTAGACAGGGAAACTGTTGATTGGACACCAAATTACGATAATTCGCTTCTTGAGCCGTCGGTAATGCCCAGTAAAATTCCCAATCTTTTAATAAATGGGTCATCGGGAATAGCTGTGGGTATGGCAACAAATATACCTCCTCATAATCTTGTAGAGGTAATTAATGCGCTTATTGCTTTAATAAATAATCCCAATCTAACAGTAGGCCAAATTATATCCATTGTTTCTGGGCCAGATTTTCCCACAGGGGGTCAAGTTTGCGGTAGAGCTGGTATAAGGGAAGCTTACGAAACAGGGAAAGGGGTTATTTTAGTAAGAGCTAAGACCCATATTGAAAAACTAAAGGATGGTAAAAGGGAAGCAATAGTAATTACAGAAATTCCTTACCAAATAAACAAGGCTGCACTCGTTGAAAAAATTGCAGAATTGGTGAAAGACAAAAAAATTAATTCAATTTACGAAGTACGAGATGAGTCCGACAGACATGGTTTACGAGTAGTCATAGAGTTAAAGAAAGATGAAAATTCTGATGTTGTAATTAATCAGCTTTTCACTATGACACAAATGCAAAAATCTTTTGGTATCATCCTTTTAGCTATTGTTAATAATCGCCCAGAGACACTGAATATTAAACAAATTCTTGAGCATTTTATTCTTCATCGAAAGGTTATTGTTTTCAGACGCACTACTTTTGAACTTAAGAAAGCCGAAGAAAAGGCCCATATTCTGCAAGGATTGAATGTTGCCGTTAACAATATAGATGACATTGTTAATTTAATTAAAAGTTCGATAAATCCAAGTGAAGCAAAAAGGGAGTTGTCCAGGATTTATGAATTGAGTGATATACAAGCGCAAACAATTCTTGATATGCGGTTACAAAGATTGACAGGACTTGAAAGGGATAAGATTGTACAGGATTATAAAGATGTTTTACTAGAAATTGATCGTTTAAAAGAGATTTTAAATGATGAATCTTTGATTATGAATATTATCAAAAGTGAATTTGAAGACGTTATCTTGCAATACGGGGATGAGAGAAGGACTGAAATTGTTGATGCTATAGACGAAATTCTGCCAGAGGATCTTATTGCTCCAGAAGACATGGCGGTAACTGTAACCCATTCTGGTTACATAAAAAGAAACCCTGTGTCTCTTTATAGAGCTCAACACCGTGGTGGTAAAGGTGTAACAGCGGTAAAAAACATTGAAGAGGATTTTGTTTCAAATCTTTATGTGGCTTCAACTCTTGACACGTTTTTGTTCTTTACAAATCATGGAAAAGTTTTTTGGCGTAAGGTTTATCAGCTGCCTCTCGCAAGCAGGACTGCCAGAGGGAAGGCGATAGTGAATTTATTGAATCTTGCCGATGATGAAAAACTTGCTGCAATTCTCTCAATAAAAAATTTCGAAGACGAAAATAACGAAAAGAGTCTTCTCATGGTCACAAAATATGGGAGAATTAAAAAAACTAGCATTCAGGAGTTTGCTAAACCATTAAGAAAAGGGAAAAGAGCGTTAACAATAAATGAAGGTGATGAGATTATTGCAGCTCATGTTTTGAACGGCTCCGATACAATTCTTCTTGTTACCCAAAAAGGAATGTGTATTCATTTTGAAGAATCAGACATTCGTATTATGGGAAGGACAGCAGCAGGTGTTCGAGGAATTACCCTTGCAGATAACGATTTTGTTGTAAGTGCTATTGTAATTAATAGCAATGATTCAATTTTGATAACAACCGAGAACGGTTTTGGAAAGAGAAGTCCTGTTGAGGAGTATAGGATTCAACGAAGAGGAGGGAAGGGCGTAACCGGAATAAAGAGAAGTTCAAGGAACGGAAACGTTATTGCCGCTAAACAAGTGAATGATGAAGAGCAAGTCATACTGATAGCTGATTCTGGTAAAATGATACGAATGGATCTAACTTCAGTTCGAGTTATAGGTCGGAGTACTCAGGGTGTTAAACTTATTAATCTTGAAGAAAACGAAAAAGTTGTCGATATGGATAGTGTGGCAAAGGATAGAAGCGACGAATTTGATCCTGAGAACGATGATAGTATAAGTGAAATAGATTTGAATAGCGATCAAGCCTCTGATCAGGAAGAGTAA
- a CDS encoding formate dehydrogenase accessory protein FdhE — protein sequence MTVETTEAEILANELQLLRETHPHLESLLKAFGPIFLEKKRWLSENTSILPNISLDPLRFTEGVPLCRQNPIFSAEDPWESASLSATKAIRLGFQKSAADMDKLSLYFSKEGTFKCFSGIFIEKQNSDHHIEELATKLNISSISLYLFLRTLSHLILSKKAQSAKAELLNHSWKKGYCPVCGSFPHLAILGDNGQRHLHCPDCGQSWLFSRLTCPYCEYENPENTNYFYIEGQKEDSAFTCDKCNRYLLTASYSAILNIPNSDIIALRLSPLDIILQDKGFVPVGECEWNIYGSSENRETVV from the coding sequence ATGACTGTCGAAACAACGGAAGCGGAAATCCTTGCGAATGAACTGCAACTTCTTCGTGAAACTCACCCTCATCTGGAAAGTTTGCTTAAAGCCTTTGGTCCTATTTTTCTTGAAAAAAAACGTTGGCTCTCAGAAAATACCTCTATTCTGCCCAATATTTCTCTTGATCCACTACGCTTCACTGAGGGTGTACCTCTTTGCCGACAAAATCCAATCTTTTCTGCTGAAGATCCCTGGGAAAGTGCAAGTCTGTCTGCAACCAAAGCAATTCGTCTTGGATTTCAAAAATCTGCAGCGGACATGGATAAACTTTCTCTTTATTTCTCTAAAGAAGGAACCTTTAAATGTTTCTCTGGTATTTTCATTGAAAAACAAAATAGTGATCATCATATTGAGGAGTTAGCTACAAAACTTAATATTTCCTCGATTTCGTTATATCTATTTTTAAGAACTCTTTCCCACCTAATTCTAAGTAAAAAAGCTCAATCTGCTAAAGCAGAGCTGTTGAATCATTCCTGGAAAAAAGGATACTGCCCAGTCTGTGGCAGTTTCCCTCATCTTGCAATTCTTGGAGACAATGGACAACGCCACCTTCATTGCCCTGATTGTGGACAATCTTGGCTTTTTTCTCGCCTTACATGTCCTTACTGTGAATATGAAAATCCGGAAAATACAAACTATTTTTATATTGAAGGACAAAAAGAAGACTCAGCTTTTACCTGTGACAAATGTAACAGATATCTCCTCACCGCAAGCTACTCTGCTATTTTGAATATTCCAAATTCCGATATTATCGCCCTTCGATTATCGCCACTCGATATTATTTTACAAGACAAGGGCTTTGTTCCTGTAGGAGAATGTGAGTGGAATATTTATGGTAGCTCTGAAAACCGGGAAACTGTTGTATGA
- a CDS encoding 4Fe-4S dicluster domain-containing protein yields MKQELIKLIDLSRCTACRGCQVACKQWNEQPASKTNNFGSYQNPPDLQWNTWTLIRFQEIEDKGIVKWLFRKDGCMHCTDAACVKVCPTQALYHTEFGSVGLKAQKCIGCKACIPACPFGIPKLNEATNRVSKCDLCYTRLQENQPPACVLSCPTNAITIGDRDSILAKAHKRAKQLGGDANVYGDKFVNGTHVVYVLTEKPEVYDNLPIDPQVPTSIMVWKDILKPAALIAAGGVVAGSFLHYITHGPKNPDEESTCEGGKQS; encoded by the coding sequence ATGAAACAGGAACTAATAAAACTGATCGATCTCTCACGTTGTACAGCTTGTCGAGGCTGTCAGGTTGCCTGCAAACAGTGGAACGAGCAACCGGCCTCCAAGACAAATAACTTCGGGAGTTACCAAAATCCACCGGACCTTCAGTGGAATACTTGGACACTTATACGTTTCCAGGAGATAGAGGATAAAGGTATCGTAAAATGGCTGTTCAGAAAAGACGGTTGTATGCATTGTACCGATGCAGCTTGCGTCAAAGTTTGTCCAACCCAGGCCTTATATCATACGGAATTTGGGAGTGTTGGTTTGAAAGCCCAGAAGTGTATTGGTTGTAAAGCTTGTATCCCGGCTTGTCCTTTCGGCATTCCGAAACTGAACGAAGCTACCAATAGGGTTAGCAAATGCGATCTCTGCTATACACGACTTCAAGAAAACCAGCCTCCTGCATGTGTTCTTTCCTGCCCAACAAATGCCATCACTATCGGCGATCGTGACTCAATTCTTGCTAAGGCTCACAAGAGGGCAAAACAATTAGGTGGTGATGCTAATGTCTACGGTGATAAATTTGTTAATGGAACACATGTTGTCTATGTCTTGACAGAAAAACCGGAAGTTTATGACAATCTGCCAATAGATCCTCAGGTGCCAACTTCTATCATGGTTTGGAAGGATATTTTGAAACCGGCGGCTCTAATCGCCGCTGGTGGTGTTGTGGCTGGATCTTTCCTCCATTATATCACCCACGGACCCAAGAACCCTGATGAAGAATCTACATGTGAAGGAGGGAAACAGTCATGA
- the gyrB gene encoding DNA topoisomerase (ATP-hydrolyzing) subunit B, whose protein sequence is MTENSNSYGAEQIQVLDGLEAVRKRPSMYIGNTSGEGLHHLIWEIVDNSIDEALAGHCNNIGVYIHEGDIISVEDDGRGIPVDKHPTENMTALELVMTTLHAGGKFDHSSYKVSGGLHGVGVSVVNALSIELKAEIKRNGKIYRQRYEKGSKVSDLEIIGDSDKTGTKITFKADSEIFTETTVYDYETVKGRLRELSYLNKGLSIYLKDERSGQEDRFFASGGIVSYVEYLNRNRTPIFDQPILISGAKDGVEVEVALQHFDGYSERLFSFVNNINTREGGSHVAGFRSALTKCINKYANDDLIPKNLKEKMGGDDVREGLTCIISVRVPNPQFEGQTKTKLGNSEVKSIVESICTDKLTFFLEQNPVIAKKILAKVVDAARAREAAKRARDLSRKKGSTSLLMAGKLAECQEKDPSKREIFIVEGDSAGGSAKQGRDRSNQAILPLRGKILNVEKARFDRILSSEEIKNLIGALGCGIGKDEFDLEKLRYHKIIIMTDADVDGAHIRTLLLTFFYRQMLPLVEQGFIYIGQPPLYRLGKGKKENYFQDESQLDKFLFKQASELLKISIVGKEGFFLDEDLFIDLLEKLSKYQRIVAFLNRINIWEEMLFFLLENEIRSADQFKDETFVKNLREKLPSDKLVIGPVKVCRWRPECYEVDVTLRGKLEVAMILGPHIPLINEYRSALVLFRSIKEYLHSKYIVAYSAKGSIEKEIIADDWGKMLKIVRDESFKGSHLQRYKGLGEMNPEQLWDTTMNPQNRTLSQVTIDDAEQADDIFTTLMGDKVEPRRDFIQTHALEITELDV, encoded by the coding sequence GTGACAGAAAATAGTAATAGCTACGGCGCAGAACAAATTCAGGTTTTAGATGGTCTTGAGGCTGTAAGAAAAAGACCTTCTATGTATATTGGAAACACCTCAGGCGAGGGTTTACATCATCTTATTTGGGAAATTGTTGATAACAGTATTGATGAAGCCCTTGCTGGACACTGCAACAATATTGGAGTCTATATTCATGAAGGTGACATTATTTCAGTTGAAGATGACGGAAGAGGTATCCCCGTTGATAAACACCCGACTGAAAATATGACAGCACTCGAACTGGTTATGACAACGCTGCATGCAGGCGGTAAGTTTGATCATTCTAGTTATAAAGTATCAGGAGGTTTACACGGAGTTGGTGTTTCAGTAGTTAATGCCTTGTCAATTGAATTAAAAGCAGAAATAAAACGAAATGGGAAAATATATAGACAGAGATATGAAAAAGGATCAAAAGTTAGCGATCTTGAAATAATAGGAGATAGTGATAAAACTGGGACAAAAATTACCTTTAAAGCTGATTCGGAAATTTTTACAGAAACAACAGTTTATGATTATGAGACTGTCAAAGGAAGATTAAGAGAATTAAGCTATCTAAATAAAGGTTTATCAATATATCTAAAAGATGAAAGAAGTGGGCAAGAGGATAGGTTTTTTGCGTCTGGAGGAATTGTTTCATATGTAGAGTATCTAAATAGGAATAGGACGCCTATTTTCGATCAACCTATTTTAATCTCGGGGGCCAAGGATGGTGTTGAAGTTGAGGTGGCTTTGCAGCATTTTGATGGATATTCCGAGAGGCTTTTTTCATTTGTTAATAATATAAATACACGTGAAGGTGGCAGTCATGTAGCTGGTTTCAGGTCAGCATTAACTAAATGTATTAATAAATATGCAAACGATGATTTAATTCCAAAAAATCTTAAGGAAAAAATGGGTGGAGATGATGTTCGTGAAGGACTTACTTGCATTATTTCTGTTCGTGTTCCAAATCCGCAATTTGAAGGTCAGACTAAAACAAAACTCGGAAATAGCGAAGTTAAATCAATTGTTGAATCAATTTGTACTGATAAATTGACTTTTTTTCTTGAGCAAAATCCAGTAATTGCTAAAAAAATATTAGCTAAAGTTGTTGATGCGGCAAGAGCCAGGGAAGCTGCAAAAAGAGCGAGAGATTTATCACGAAAAAAGGGGTCAACTAGTTTGCTGATGGCAGGCAAATTAGCCGAGTGCCAAGAAAAAGATCCGTCAAAAAGAGAAATATTTATAGTAGAGGGAGATTCAGCTGGAGGTTCGGCTAAACAAGGAAGGGATAGGTCTAATCAAGCTATTCTTCCTCTTCGGGGGAAAATTCTTAACGTTGAAAAAGCTCGTTTTGATAGAATTTTATCCAGTGAGGAAATAAAAAATCTAATAGGCGCTTTAGGATGTGGAATAGGTAAGGATGAGTTTGATTTAGAAAAGCTTCGGTACCATAAAATAATAATAATGACTGATGCCGATGTAGATGGTGCACACATAAGAACTCTCCTTTTGACATTTTTCTACAGACAGATGTTGCCGTTAGTTGAACAAGGGTTCATTTACATAGGGCAGCCACCCCTTTATAGGCTTGGTAAGGGTAAAAAAGAAAATTATTTTCAGGATGAAAGTCAACTCGATAAATTTCTTTTTAAGCAAGCAAGCGAGTTGTTAAAAATTTCTATTGTTGGAAAGGAAGGATTTTTTCTTGATGAAGATCTTTTTATCGATCTTCTAGAAAAATTAAGCAAATATCAACGTATAGTTGCATTTTTAAATCGCATAAATATTTGGGAAGAGATGCTTTTTTTTCTCTTAGAAAATGAAATTAGATCGGCTGATCAGTTTAAGGACGAGACTTTTGTAAAAAATCTTAGAGAAAAACTTCCATCAGATAAGCTTGTTATCGGACCGGTTAAAGTTTGTCGCTGGAGACCTGAGTGTTACGAAGTAGATGTGACTTTACGTGGTAAACTTGAAGTAGCAATGATTTTAGGGCCACATATACCACTGATCAATGAGTATCGAAGCGCACTAGTACTTTTTAGATCAATTAAAGAATATCTTCACTCAAAGTACATTGTTGCCTACTCTGCTAAAGGAAGCATAGAAAAAGAAATTATAGCTGATGATTGGGGTAAAATGTTGAAAATTGTCAGAGATGAGTCCTTTAAAGGAAGTCATCTTCAGAGATATAAAGGATTGGGGGAAATGAATCCTGAACAACTATGGGATACCACAATGAACCCTCAAAATAGAACATTATCTCAAGTAACAATAGATGACGCAGAACAAGCTGACGATATTTTTACCACTTTGATGGGTGATAAAGTTGAGCCTCGAAGGGATTTTATACAGACACATGCTTTAGAAATTACAGAATTAGATGTCTGA
- a CDS encoding formate dehydrogenase subunit gamma, whose protein sequence is MRKGMIKATGPFERVVHWCVALSCLFLCVTGMGMMYHSLNVLGTLVGGMENLKILHNYGGIFFGLSLVLTILMWWKEAGLFSFPEDIQWIMAAGGYLWHVENMPEVGKYNPGQKMFFLAVALFGAVMVASGLIIWFPDGFTVDTLRLMYVFHALGFVVIFAFFFVHLYLVTIGAPGSAPAMFTGWVTRGWVKKQHPKWLKEMEKDGTLVVYSEKK, encoded by the coding sequence ATGAGAAAAGGAATGATCAAGGCCACCGGGCCCTTTGAAAGGGTGGTGCATTGGTGTGTTGCCCTTTCCTGTCTTTTTTTGTGTGTTACAGGAATGGGAATGATGTACCATTCATTGAATGTCTTAGGAACACTAGTTGGAGGTATGGAAAACTTAAAGATTCTCCATAATTATGGTGGAATTTTCTTTGGTCTGAGTTTAGTTCTCACCATTCTTATGTGGTGGAAAGAAGCTGGCCTTTTCTCATTTCCTGAAGATATTCAATGGATAATGGCAGCCGGTGGGTATCTCTGGCATGTAGAAAATATGCCAGAGGTCGGGAAATACAACCCAGGCCAAAAGATGTTTTTTTTAGCTGTAGCTCTCTTTGGCGCAGTAATGGTCGCAAGCGGTTTAATCATATGGTTCCCAGACGGATTTACAGTTGACACATTGCGCTTGATGTATGTTTTTCACGCTCTTGGCTTTGTTGTAATTTTTGCCTTCTTCTTTGTTCATTTGTACCTTGTAACAATTGGAGCCCCTGGTTCGGCACCGGCTATGTTCACAGGCTGGGTAACAAGAGGCTGGGTGAAAAAACAACATCCAAAATGGCTAAAAGAAATGGAAAAAGATGGAACATTAGTTGTTTATAGCGAGAAAAAGTAA
- the dnaN gene encoding DNA polymerase III subunit beta codes for MALDFTVNKNDFLNNINSLQNITSKKGTLAIISNILIESTVGGIFLTATDLEVGLRLFVLAEVKTDGSITLPSKKIFEIVRESGSDNISIEEKENSWVIIKAGLSTYNLAGMPSYEFPEFPEYKQDNFLSIESHYFLELIEKSIFSIANEQENIYSLTSVLFEKERIDNKSFLRMISSDGHRLSIMQKEVFVDIDKLKINDITLIPKKGLQEWKKFCENRDNIEISFEKKQLVIRDSNAILIVRLKGGEFPQYSTIVNAVELTNCLKIKRTLFLDSLKRINIFTEDIFHTIQLNIEKGKMILSSQNADLGNAKDELDIEYDGEPLTLGFNCRYFIETLQVMDCEIVEAYINSNSSPCLMKSFEDAGFISIIMPMQL; via the coding sequence ATGGCACTTGATTTTACAGTAAATAAAAATGATTTTCTTAATAATATTAACAGTCTTCAAAATATAACTAGTAAAAAAGGTACGTTAGCTATTATTTCAAACATTTTAATAGAATCAACTGTTGGGGGAATTTTTCTTACAGCCACAGATCTAGAGGTGGGTTTACGCCTATTTGTCTTGGCTGAAGTAAAGACAGATGGTTCTATAACTCTACCTTCGAAGAAAATTTTCGAGATTGTGAGGGAATCAGGTTCTGACAATATTTCCATTGAAGAAAAAGAAAATAGTTGGGTAATAATAAAAGCCGGATTAAGTACTTATAATCTAGCCGGTATGCCGAGTTATGAATTTCCGGAGTTTCCAGAGTATAAGCAGGATAATTTTCTATCTATAGAATCTCATTACTTTCTTGAACTAATAGAAAAGAGTATTTTTTCCATAGCCAATGAACAAGAGAATATTTATTCACTGACTTCTGTTCTTTTTGAAAAAGAAAGGATTGATAATAAAAGTTTTCTAAGAATGATTTCCTCTGATGGACATAGATTGTCAATTATGCAAAAAGAGGTTTTTGTAGATATTGATAAATTGAAAATCAATGATATTACACTTATTCCCAAAAAAGGTTTACAAGAGTGGAAAAAATTTTGTGAAAACAGAGATAATATTGAAATTTCGTTTGAGAAAAAACAACTCGTCATCCGTGACAGTAATGCTATATTAATAGTGCGTCTAAAGGGTGGAGAATTTCCTCAATATTCTACAATCGTAAACGCAGTAGAGTTAACAAATTGTCTAAAAATTAAAAGAACTTTATTTTTAGATTCTTTAAAAAGAATTAATATTTTTACAGAGGATATTTTTCATACAATTCAATTGAATATTGAAAAAGGGAAAATGATTCTATCCTCGCAAAATGCAGATTTAGGAAACGCCAAAGACGAATTGGATATTGAATACGACGGAGAGCCATTAACTTTGGGATTCAATTGTCGATATTTCATAGAAACGCTACAGGTTATGGATTGTGAAATTGTTGAAGCATATATTAATTCTAACAGTAGTCCATGTCTTATGAAATCATTTGAGGATGCAGGTTTTATTAGTATTATAATGCCAATGCAACTTTAG